GCAAAAGAATGGATGGGTATGGCTGTTTCTGCCATAGGTCTATTCATCGCAACCTACCCATCATTGGCAAACAGTCATGCCTCCTTAAGCGGCATTTTATTACTTGTTTTGGCGATGGTTTCGATGGCTGTTGGAAGTCTCGTCTTTAAAAAGGCCAATCTTCAATTGCCTAATCTTGTGATCAACGCTTGGCAGGTATTCATTGGCGGAATGATTATTATGATTCCTGCTCTCTTCCTAGAGTCTGGAAATCCGGTCAATGTGGACGCTCATCTAGTCGAATACTTGATCTGGTCCGTCTTCGGTCTCTCCATTTTTAGCATGGGTCTCTGGTTTTATTTATTGAAACAAGATGCCGTTAAAGCAAACAACTGGCTACTTTTAAATCCTGTCGCGGGCTATATCCTGGCAGCCATCATCCTGGGTGAACCGCTTACGTGGTACTCGGTCGTAGCCACCATCGTTGTGCTTTTCGGATTGTACTTGTCAGGAAATTTTCGCATCAAACAAACGAAGGGGAAAATGATAGAACAAACGGAATAATATCCTTACTTAAAAGGTAAAGCTAAAGTTTTAAGAAAATCTGATTCAATGAATAAGAGAGCTTGTTTTGATCAATCTTTTTTCAAAACAAGCTCTCTTTTTTGTTCATTTATCAATTTGGTAAAGCAATTAAAAAACTCCCGCATAATCAGGAGTTAGTTATCGTATTAAAACGCTGACTTAAAGAATCGTATAAGAAAGATAGATATCTTTTGTAATGTTCATTCTTTATTTCCGATATAACTCTTTAAGGATGTTTAATCCTTTTAATTGGTTTTCTTCATCTTGTTGTAATAGCAGCGAGTTAATTTCTAATATGATCTCATTATCTTTTTTACCTAATGACATAAAGTCAAAGAAGTCGATGTTTAGCGCTATTGTAATTTTCTCGAGGGTTTGTATAGTGAAATTGCCTTCTCCTCTTTCCAGCCTGCCTATATAGCTAAACGAGGACCCGATTTTTTCGGCAAGCTCCTCTTGAGTTAAGTTCTGGTTTTTTCTTATTTCTCGTATAGCAATTCCCAATCTCTCTGCAACCGATTTTTCCATATATGTATCGACTCCTCTTATATAAGAAGTGTAGACAAAAGATAGTTAATATTGGAGTCACTAAAAGTTTCATTATACATTAATTATTGTCCTTAAAAGTTTCATGTGTTAAATTGTAAATGTATTCAAGTATGGCATGTGATTGCAAAAGGTATTCTTTTAGCAAAGTGAGTTATTGTGTGCAATACTAACTTTAAGCATTAATTGACAGGTGTTAGACTCATTTATACTATTACTATAGAGTCATACTAAATTATGGATGTTCGGTATGCGGATATTCTTATTGGAGGTTGTTTGAATTGATACATACAACCACGATACGATCAGAATTGGATTTTCACCTGAAAAAGACGGGATTAACTATAAATCAATTTGCGGAACGATCAAAAATTAACTCAGGGACGTTAAGCACTATTATTAAGGGTGTGCGCCCCATTGCTATGCAGCAATTAGATCGAATGGTATCGGCGATGGGACTTCCCGAAGGCAGCTTTTATGAGCTGTATGCGGATGAATGTTTTGCTTATCCGCTGAATTGGCGAAGACTAAAGCCATTTTTGTACCGCTGTGCCGAACTGGATAAGCTGGAGTTAATTCAGAAGGTTGTTCGATACATGACGGATAACCTAGCTTATGTGCCGATGCTTTATGACACAGCAGAGGATTTGTTTAATCAGGGTAAAAATTCAGCTGCCTCAATTATTTACGAATCAGTAGCCGAGAGTGAGAAATATCAACATTCTGAACGGTTAGCTCTGTGCCATTATCGACTGTTTACAATCTCATTAGGTCATGACCAGGAAAAAAATCTTCGGGCAGCCACCAAATTTGAGGAATTCGTCGAACGTTTAGATGAAGTGGATCAGCTTGATGCACTAAAAGATTTGGCCAATGTATACTGCTCTCTGCGCCATTGGAGTAAGGTTGATATGTTGGCTAAAGAGATGGGACGAAAGGCAAAGATTCAATATGCTTTTAAATATGGGAAGGATGGCATTCGCTATCATCATGATAAAGAGCCCCAAAAGCCATTGTTTTTATATATCATTTATTCATATTTGATGTGTTCAGCTGTCTGTGATGAGTCTGGTGATTATGAGCAGGCATTACGATATGTGGCATTATATTCCGACTTGAGCTGGGTTAAAGAGGACTCGGAAGAAGCACTTGCGATTAAAGATAATTTTAAAATGTGGGCTATAGCGAATACATATTTATATAAGGTAATGATGGGTGATTTTGAAATTATTGCTGAATATGTGGGATTTATTGAAACAAAAGAAGATGAAATCCTGCCTGCGTTAACCAAGATTTTTCAAGCTGCTAATCGTTTTCAGTTCGATATAGATCATGTTTTACTAAAGTTTGAAGATCATATTTTATCATTAAATCAAAAGGACGACGGTACATATAATTATTTAGTAAGGGCAGAGCGATATGTGCGGTTTCAGGCCGAACTGTCACGTTATTATTTTACAAAAGGAAGATATGATGAGGGAGCTAGAAGTGCTTTAGATGGGCTTGCGTCTGCTATTAAAATTCGCAATGAAAATGCGACACTGCAATGTGTAAAATTATTTGAACAATTCAGACATGGAGTATCTGATGAAGATCAGCAACGTTATGACAATTTATGGGAACGGTTGGAGTATCGTGGTCTTAACGGTTGGTAATTCCATAAGGTAATTTGTTGGATATAGGAGAGTGCCTGGACTAAAAGCACATGAATGGATGATAATAAAAACCAAGCATTTACAGGGATTGCCCCCTAAATGCTTGGTTTTTTTCTGTTCATTATTTCAGCAGCTTCTCCAACTGTTCTTGCACCCAGATAGGATCATATTCATGGGTCCAGGTTGTTCCCCCCACCTCAACAAAACACAACCCCAACCCAAAAAAACAAAGAGGCTGCACCAGCGTTACTTCTATAATGGAGGTTATTAGACAGTTGAGCCAATGGCAAGTAAGTGAGGAGGGTACGCATGAAGCGGGATGAATACATGGATGGGGCAGGACTGGAGCAGGAAAGGTCGAATGCTCTTATAAGCGATAAGCTGGTAAGTGATCATGATAGTAACCGTCAGATAGCCTGGTGGAGGGAAGCACGCTTTGGGCTTTTTGTGCATTGGGGGCCTTATTCGATACTGGGCGGGATGTGGAACGGTGAACGGGTGGATGCCAATTATGCGGAGCATATCCAGTTAAGGGGAAAGATTCCGGTGACCGAGTATGCGGAGGCCGCAGCCGGGATGAACCCGGAGGCTTTCGATGCGCATGAATGGGTTGCGCTGGCCAAGCGGTCCGGAGCAAAATATGTTATCGTGACGGCCAAGCATCATGATGGGTTTGCGATGTACGATTCCAAGGTCAGCGATTATTCGATTACTCGTCATGCTAATTTTCCGAGAGATCCGATCAAGGAACTGGCAGAGGCCTGCGAAGCAGAGGGGATTCGCCTGGGAATCTATTATTCCCATGCCATGGACTGGCATCACCCGGATTCGCAGGGGAACACGCTGGATTACCCGGGGAATATCGGCGCATGGGATCAACTGGAGGAATGGATCGGAGATGACGATAAGCGGGAACGCTTCGAGCGTTACCTTCACGAGAAGGCTCTCCCTCAAGTTGAGGAGCTGCTGACCGACTATGGCCCGATTGGGTTGATGTGGTTTGATTGCGGTCATAAGATCAGCGACGAGCATGCCGTGTGGTTCTATGATCTGGTACGCCGGCTGCAGCCGGATTGCTTGATTAACAAGCGGCTGCGGGATGACCGATTTGCGGATTACGGCAATCCGCATGATAACCAGCTCCGGTTCCACCCGGTGCAGCGGGACTGGGAATCGATTCATACGCTGAATGATTCCTGGGGGTTCCGATATGACGATGACCATTGGAAGAGTCCGGACGAATTGATCGAACAGCTGCTGCGCGTGGCAGCCACAAACGGTAATCTGGTACTGAATGTCGGGCCGCTCGGAGACGGAGCGATTGACGATACATCGAGAAGTCTGCTGGAGACGGTGGGCAGCTTCTTGGAACGGAACGGCGAGGCGATATACGGCACGAGCGGCAGTCCGATTGGTACGCCACAGTGGGGTTATTGCACATGGAAGCCGGATGAGAATCTCTTGTACCTGCTGGTGAGAGAATGGCCTCAGGACGGTTTCTTGATCCTGCCTGGTCTCGCTAGCGGAGTTCAATATGCGAGGCCTATCGGAGCGAAGGCGAAGGTGGGCCACCTGCCGTTCCGAAAGCTTGGGCCGTGGGACTGGCAGATTGATGTGCGTTCGGTACCTCAGGACGCCTATGCGACTGTGGTTGAGCTGAAGCTGGATGGAGCGCTGGAGACGAATCTCACTCCGAGGTTCATATCTCAGATGGCGAATACGTTCTGGGCTTATGATGGCATTATCGAGGGCGATGGCCTGCGATACGATAATGGAAAACGTGGTCATGATGGCGTTACCGGTTGGACCGCTCCAAATGCGGCTGTTCAATGGACGTTCCGTTCAGAGGAAGAAGTGCCCGTCCAGTGCCGAGTGATCGTCACCTTGGCCGCTGGAGCGGATCAGGCAGGAGGACGTTATGAGTTGTCTCTGGATGGACAAAAGCTGACTTGTACCGCTTTCGATACGGGTGGGGACGGATGCTGGGGAGAATTTGAAATGGGTCAACTGACCATTCTCTCGGCAGGCGTACATCGTCTTGAAGTACGGGGACTATTGCTGGTTTCTGATTCATTAATGAATTTGCGCAAGGTTACGCTATTGCCAATGGAGAGGGAGTGAGGAATCAATGAAAATCGTATTTGATCCTGCACCGGTTGGAGGAGGCTTTCGAATGCCGGGATATTGGATATGGTGCGGCAGCGTTATCCAGGGTGAGGATGGCCGGTACCATATGTTTGCTTCGCGCTGGCCGAAATCATTGCCTATGCATCCCGGCTGGCTTGCGGCCTCGGAGATCGTCCGTGCGGTCTCCGACCATCCGGCCGGGCCGTATGTATACGAGGAGACGGTACTCGGGGCCAGATCCCCGGCCTATTGGGACGGATGCAGCGTGCACAACCCGCATATCGTGAAGGTTGAGGGCTCATACCTCCTCTATTACATGGGCACGACGTTTCCGTTTCCCCTACCTGAAGAAGGGGAGCCTCTGCTTCCGAATGATCCGCTCGTCGTGGCTGCCAGGGCGAACAAACGGATCGGGGTTGCGACCGCTCCTTCCATAACCGGCCCTTGGACACGGAGGGACCATCCGGTTCTGTTGCCGCGTCCGAATCATTTTGACAGCTTCTTGGTGTCTAATCCTGCCCCCTGTGTTCATGAGGACGGTTCGGTGAAGCTCATCTATAAATCTCGTCCCTATGAAGGGCATTCTTATGGCAACATGCAGTTGGGCTTGGCCTGCGCCGAATCGGTGTACGGTCCTTACACCCGTCAGCCTGAACCGCTGTTTCCCCCAGCGATTCATATTGAAGACCCCTTCATTTGGCGTACGGCACGCGGGTACGAAATGATTGCCAAGGACATGGACGGCTCCATCTGCGGGGAGCGCTATAGCGGAGTCCATGCGTGGTCAGCGAACGGGGAACAGTGGAAGATGACAACCAAACCAGGGGAACCCGTGTACTCTCGCAGAGTACGGTGGGACGATGGCACGGAACGGTTGATGGGTAACCTCGAACGCCCGTTTTTGCTTATGGAGGACGGTCGTCCGGCCTGGATGTTTGCTGCGACTTCAGACGGGAGCCGCGGGTTTTACGATTGTACGGAGACCTGGAACATGGCGATTCCGATTCGGGAGATTACGGAGAACGACGACGAATAAGAGCGATCCATATCCGACTCGAAGCATGATAAACAGCACCTGAAACGGGTGGTCGACCACCGTCGTGCGATGCGCACCCGCACCATGCATGGGGAGTGTACGCGGTGAGAAATGTCCGATTACTCAGCGGCCCATGCTCTCATGTACGGCTGCGTTTTACTTCTCCGTTCATTTCCCCCATAAGCCCTTTTGCTTACCATGGCCGGATAGACCATGATAGCAGAAGGGCTTTTTTCTCTATTCCGCCTCAAATCCCCATCTTAAACACAATCGTAAAAAAACACATCGACAAACAAATGCCGCCATTGTTGCCAAGGCCCTCCGCTTATACGATGAATACGAAGGAAAACTTACAACGGGAGGTCCTTATGGCGAACATCAACCCAAGCACGCGGCTAACACCGTCAGCGCGGAGCCGGGAATGGTTATCCAGCTTTCGCAAGTACAAGGCGATATACCTCATCTCGATTCCGGGCATCCTCTATTTTTTGGTATTTAAATATGTCCCTTTATTTGGCAGCGCCATGGCTTTTCAGGAGTACAACTTATTCAAAGGCATATGGGAAAGCCCATGGGTGGGGCTGGATCAGTTCTATCGCATGTTTCAGTACGAAGAGTTTCTGCGGATCTTCTGGAACACCCTTCTGATCGGGATGTACAGCATCGTATTTGCTTTTCCAATCCCGATCATTCTGGCCTTGCTGTTGAACGAGATTCGTCTTGTCCTGTATAAGCGGGTGCTGCAAACCGTTATCTACATGCCGCACTTTCTGTCCTGGGTCATTATCGGGGGGATTGCGGTAGGCATTCTATCTCCGACCACGGGCATCATCAATCAGATCCTGATGTGGGTGGGACTCGAACCGATTTACTTCCTTGGCGAGGAAGGCTATATTCGCAGCATTCTGATCGGCTCCGGCATTTGGAAGGAAGCGGGATGGGGGACGATCATTTACCTGGCGGCGCTGGCCGGGATCAATCCGGACCTGTATGAAGCTGCGCGCGTAGACGGCGCAAACCGGTGGCGCCAGACTCTGGCGATAACGATTCCGTCGATTCTGCCAACGATTATGATTCTGTTCCTGCTGAACATCGGCAATTTCCTTGATTTCGGGTTTGAGCGGGTGTTTGTGTTCCTGAATGCCTTGAACGAGAATAAGGGCGACATTCTGGATACATACATTTACCGCGTCGGTCTGCTCGGACAGCAGTACAGCTACACCACGGCCATCGGGCTGTTCAAATCTCTCATCGGGCTGCTGCTCATTGTGGGCGGAAACGCCATAAGCCGCAAAACGACCGGAAATTCCTTATACTAGGCAGGTGACCGAAAACATGATAAAACGATCAAAAGGTGAATCCGTATTCGAAATTTTCAACTTTATCTTCCTGGCCGTTGTGTCGGCTGCCATGATATTCCCGATTCTGCACGTTGCGGCACAATCGCTCAGCAGTGATGTGGCCATTTCACGGGGAGACGTTGGCCTGTGGCCGGTGGAGTTCACGCTCTCCAACTATGCGATCGTCTTGAACGATACTTCCGTATGGCGTTCCTTTCTGATCAGCGTATTCGTGACCGTCGTGGGGACCGGGATCAACCTGATCGCAACGGCCTCGCTGGCCTATCCGCTGTCGCGCAATGAATATCGGGGACGAAAAGCCATTCTCATGCTCGTGCTGGTCACTTTTATCTTCAGCGCGCCCTTGATTCCGAATTATCTGCTCATTAAATCGCTGAACATGCTGGATACGGTATGGGCCCTGATTATTCCGGGCGCGATTAGCGCGTACAACTTGTTCATTATGCGCTCGTTCTTCATGAATCTGCCGAACGAAATTATTGATTCGGCCCGGATCGACGGGTGCGGGGAGCTGCGAATCATATCGAGCATCGTGCTGCCTTTGTCCAAGCCGGTCATGGCGACGATGGGGTTGTTTTACGCCGTTGCGCATTGGAATTCATACTCGTCCGCTCTATACTATATCAATAGCCGTCAACTGTTTCCGCTCCAGGTTCGTTTGAGAGAGATCGTCATTACCGATCAGATGGGAGAGATGGACACCACGTTTGAGAATCTGGCGAACATGTCCCCGGAGGGCATCAAGATGGCCACGATTGTGATCGCTACGCTGCCGATCATCCTGGTCTATCCGTTCCTGCAGAAATATTTTATTAAGGGCATGCTCATCGGTTCGATCAAATCTTGATCGTAAAAGAACACAATCCCATAATAAGAACGCCAATACTGCATATGAGGGTTATGAGCTACGATGAAATGGATTTAACGAAAGCGCTTACCTCATGAATGAGCCACTTGTCTATTTTTGTGAAAAAGGGGAGAGGTTGATGAAAAAAAATTGGACGGTCTTACTGATCAGCGTCATGATGATGTCACTGCTCGCTGGATGCGGGGGGAAACCGGAAGAAGGAACTGTCAGTCCCAAGCCGGAAGAAACGAAGCAAGGTACAGACTCCAACAAACTGTCCTTCTCGATTTCTTTCTCTACGGGCGGCAACACCTACATTGAATCGTCACCCGATATCAATAAGGACAAATGGGTGCTGAAGCTGGAAGAGATGACAAACACAGATCTCGATATCCGCTTGATGTCCCACAAGGAATTTGATCAGAAGATGAGTCTGATGTTTGCAGGCAATGAAATCCCGGACGTTGTGGGAAATATGCGGGGAGGTCCAACAACAGGGTCCATGTCAGGCTCGGTGGAAGCCGGGGTGTTCATGCCGCTGGATGATCTCCTCAAGGAACATGCTCCGAATTTGATGAAGATGGTCACCCCGGCCGCGTGGGAAGAAGTATCCTATAACGGCAAAATCTACGGCATCCCGGCCTGGCTGGAAAATCCGTCGCGCCGCGCCACATTCATTCGCACGGATCTCATGGAGAAGGCCGGCATCAAGGAAGCGCCTAAAACCGTGGAAGAGTATCTGGATATGCTGCGTGCCTTTAAGAAGCTGGGTGTAGAGCACCCGTACCAATACCGTGAGGGCTTTAAATATGCGGATACTTTCCTTGGGGCATACGATGTGCTGCCGTTCCAGTTCATGGAGCTGAATGGGGAGGCCGTTCCGAAATTCTTCGATGTCGAGAACATGAGCAAGGCGCTCCAGACGTATAAGACGATGTACGATGAGGGTCTGATCCCGAAGGATTTCGCTTCGCTCTCTCAGGAGGATTACGGACGCAATATCAATGCCGGCAAATCCGGGATGTGGGCCTCCAACGGCGAGGGGTTGATCGGGTTCCGCACCAAACTGAAGGAAGTGGATCCTTCGATGAAGGTGGATATTTATTCATCCCCGACCGGACCGGACGGCAAGGGCGGACTCGGCTTATACAGTTCGGTATCGACCACGTACTATATCAATAACAAGGTGGGAAAAGAGAAAGCCATCGAAATCATTAAATTCCTGGATTGGATGCTGACGGAGGAAGCCGATATGTTCTTCTCCTTCGGGATTGAAGGCGAGAATTACACAATGGAGAACGGGAATATCAACTATAAATGGCCAGTGACCAAACAAGAGGTGGATGAAGCGGGCTTCCGAGCCAACCAGCTGTGGTTCGTTCATGAGCTGACCTATAATAAGAAGCAGACGGCCCTTACCGAGGATGGCCAGGACGTGATCAAGGCTTTCAGTGATGTGCTGAGCAATGAAGGCCGCGGCGGTATTACGTTCATGGCGAATCTGAACAGCTTCTCCAAGTTCCCGGATCTGGCTTCGACCGGAGATACGGGACCTAAATTCATCCTGGACAGCATGGTGAAGATGATCTACGGCAAGCAGCCGATCTCCGATTGGCCGAAGGTGCTGGAGGAATACCGTGCCAAGGGCGGGGATGAGATCATCAAGGAAGCGACGGAGCGTTGGAAGAACAAGGAGAACGTCGTAGACCGCACGAGATAATACCCAAGATAGGAAGTAGGGCATCTCCTGTTTGTTCCATATATCGTGTACAATAGATCCGATATGTAAGCGTTTAACCCAAATGAGCGAAGGATGAAAAATCAAGGTATCTGCCGGTCTTACCATCACAGGTATCCGCTGCGGATACCTTCTTGTTCCATTCGATGTTTGCCTCATACCTTATTCTTCTACATACAGGAGGCTAAAATGATATGCGGTTGCTTATTGCTGACGACGAACCTGTAATCCGAAGAGGGCTGGTCAAGATGGCGGAGACCTACCGTCTGCAGTTTGATGCCATTGACACGGCCGTGAATGGTGAGCATGCGCTCTCCCTGATCAAGGAATTCGAGCCGGATGTACTGCTGACCGATATCCGGATGCCCCGAATGGGCGGACTGGAACTGTGTCAGGAGCTTCATGAGTTGTACGGGCATATTCAAATTATCGTCATATCGGGTTATGGCGAATTCCAATATGCACAGCAATGTCTGGCTTACGGGGTGAAGCATTATCTGCTAAAGCCGGTTACCGGCGTGGTGCTGCACCAAACCTTTGACGCGATTGTGAAACACCGCAATAAAGGCATTGTCTCGCTGGCTTCCTATGTCGATTGGATTGAAAATATCGGGCAGGAGATCTGGATGCTGCAGACCGAACAGCTCGATCGGCTGTTGGTCGATTGGAGAGCGCATCTGCAAGCGGCGGGACTCAGCGTCCCACAGCTTCAGCAGCTGCTGGATGACGCGGTGGGCATGATTTTCCGTCGTCTCGTCTCGAAGGGGTATATGGAGGTTTCGGTGATTGAACCGATCGGTCACCACACGGTGCAGGAGCAGCTGTTGAACGAATTTGAGTTAAGGGTCAAGCAGATGACCGCGGATCTGGTTACGCAGCGGTGGGGGAATTTCAAGAATCCGCTGGATGAAGTGAAATCGTATATCGACACGCATCTGTCCGAGGAGATCACCCTTGAGGAAGTGGCGGAGATGGCCGGTTATACGCCGACGTATTTTAGCGCAATGTTTAAGAAGATGACGGGGGATACCTTTGTAAGGTACCGGATTCACCGGCGAATGGAGCGGGCGAAGGAGCTGCTGGCCCTGCCGCATATGCGGATCATCGACGTGGCGGCGAACGTCGGTTACGAGGATTATCCCCATTTTACGAAAATGTTCAAGAAGGTAACGGGACATACGCCGACGGAATATCGGACGATGCTGGGCTTTAACGGATGAAAAATAAACTGTACCGCAAGTTGTTTTTGTACTTTGTATCCATCATTGTGCTGACTTCCTTGTTGATCGGCATCGTTACCTACACGCGCTCATCAGCTGAGCTGGACCGCCAGCTGGACCGGCATATGTCGCAAATCGTGCAGAATGCCTTGAACCATACCGATCTGTACATTAAATCCTACGACCGTACGATGATCTCCTTATTGACCAACCGGGAATTGAAGAAATTCGTAGATTTGCCTAACCCGGCGGACCATTACGAGTACTATCACATCAGTTCCACGATCAAGGATACGGTATTCCGTCCCCTCATGGAACGGGGGCCCGAGTTGCTGACCATGTATCTCCTGTCTTATAACGGACATGCCACGTACAGCTTCGGTTCTGACTTTACGGCACCGGTATTCAGTGCAGAGGAGAAAGCAAAGCAGCTGACGGATCTCCGTAATACCACAAAAGATGAAAGCGGTCTCATGATTCACACGGAGAGTATTATACCTGGACGCAGCGGCAGTGTGGTACGCATGACGAGACTGATCAAGGGATTATCCTCCACAGCGGAAAAAGGCGTACTAGCCATGGAAGTGCGCTCCCAAGAGTTATCCTCCCTCTGGAAAGGAATTGATCTGGGCGAACGGGGATACTTCTATATCGCGGATGCCAGCGGCCATGTAGTCTATCAACCTGAGGGACTGGAGCATGAAGCCTCGTCTCCGGCCGAGGATCCGAAGCTGACGGCCGCCATCATGGGCGCAGACGAGGAATCCTTCAAATATACGACGGCCGATGGAGAGCAGAGAGTGTTCATGACGCGGATGTCTCCCTATTCCGGATGGCGTCTGGTTGCTTCGTTGCCGCTGGAGGAGTGGCGCAAACCGATAGCCAGCATTCGTTCTACGGTCTGGACGATCGGCTTGATCAGCCTCATTGCTGCTTGTCTGCTTGCTTACCGTTTCACTCGTTCCATTACCCAGCCCATCCAGACGATTATCCGCGGGATGCGCCAGACGGAGCAGGGGCGGTGGATTCCCTTGGAGCTTCCTAAACGCGAGGACGAGCTGACGGAAATGATGCAGCGGTACAATCTGATGGTGACCCGGCTGTCGGAATTAATCGAGCGGGTATACGAGACCGAACTGCAGCAGCAGAAGACGATTATCGAACGGCAGAAGGCCGAGTTCCAGGCGCTTCAGCTCCAGATCAATCCGCATTTCATGTACAACACGCTGGAGACCATCGTGTGTTATGCCGAGGTTGAAGGCTCATCGGAGATTACCGAAATGGTGTCCTCTCTTGGCTTTATGATGCGGTACTCCTTGCTGACGTCGCTGGAGGAGATCACGGTCGCGAATGAGCTCAAGCACGTTTTGAACTACATGACGATCATGAAGCATCGGCACGATCTGGAATTTGATCTGCGGGTTGAGGTTCCCCATGAGCTGCTCCTGTACAAAATGGTGCGGTTGACGCTCCAGCCTTTAATTGAAAATGCATTCCAGCATGCCTTTCCGGACGGCATCGAAGCATTGCAGTACATCATTATCGCTGCCGGGTGCGACGATGATTCCTTCTGGGTCAGCGTGAGGGATAACGGCATCGGCATGACCGATGAACAGCTGCGCGAGGTTGCGGCACGGCTGTCCTACGAGTACGATCATGTGAATCATGTGCCTGAGTCCTCCCTGAACCTTAGCGGTACCGGAGGTATCG
Above is a window of Paenibacillus sp. FSL K6-1330 DNA encoding:
- a CDS encoding extracellular solute-binding protein yields the protein MKKNWTVLLISVMMMSLLAGCGGKPEEGTVSPKPEETKQGTDSNKLSFSISFSTGGNTYIESSPDINKDKWVLKLEEMTNTDLDIRLMSHKEFDQKMSLMFAGNEIPDVVGNMRGGPTTGSMSGSVEAGVFMPLDDLLKEHAPNLMKMVTPAAWEEVSYNGKIYGIPAWLENPSRRATFIRTDLMEKAGIKEAPKTVEEYLDMLRAFKKLGVEHPYQYREGFKYADTFLGAYDVLPFQFMELNGEAVPKFFDVENMSKALQTYKTMYDEGLIPKDFASLSQEDYGRNINAGKSGMWASNGEGLIGFRTKLKEVDPSMKVDIYSSPTGPDGKGGLGLYSSVSTTYYINNKVGKEKAIEIIKFLDWMLTEEADMFFSFGIEGENYTMENGNINYKWPVTKQEVDEAGFRANQLWFVHELTYNKKQTALTEDGQDVIKAFSDVLSNEGRGGITFMANLNSFSKFPDLASTGDTGPKFILDSMVKMIYGKQPISDWPKVLEEYRAKGGDEIIKEATERWKNKENVVDRTR
- a CDS encoding response regulator, which codes for MRLLIADDEPVIRRGLVKMAETYRLQFDAIDTAVNGEHALSLIKEFEPDVLLTDIRMPRMGGLELCQELHELYGHIQIIVISGYGEFQYAQQCLAYGVKHYLLKPVTGVVLHQTFDAIVKHRNKGIVSLASYVDWIENIGQEIWMLQTEQLDRLLVDWRAHLQAAGLSVPQLQQLLDDAVGMIFRRLVSKGYMEVSVIEPIGHHTVQEQLLNEFELRVKQMTADLVTQRWGNFKNPLDEVKSYIDTHLSEEITLEEVAEMAGYTPTYFSAMFKKMTGDTFVRYRIHRRMERAKELLALPHMRIIDVAANVGYEDYPHFTKMFKKVTGHTPTEYRTMLGFNG
- a CDS encoding sensor histidine kinase; its protein translation is MKNKLYRKLFLYFVSIIVLTSLLIGIVTYTRSSAELDRQLDRHMSQIVQNALNHTDLYIKSYDRTMISLLTNRELKKFVDLPNPADHYEYYHISSTIKDTVFRPLMERGPELLTMYLLSYNGHATYSFGSDFTAPVFSAEEKAKQLTDLRNTTKDESGLMIHTESIIPGRSGSVVRMTRLIKGLSSTAEKGVLAMEVRSQELSSLWKGIDLGERGYFYIADASGHVVYQPEGLEHEASSPAEDPKLTAAIMGADEESFKYTTADGEQRVFMTRMSPYSGWRLVASLPLEEWRKPIASIRSTVWTIGLISLIAACLLAYRFTRSITQPIQTIIRGMRQTEQGRWIPLELPKREDELTEMMQRYNLMVTRLSELIERVYETELQQQKTIIERQKAEFQALQLQINPHFMYNTLETIVCYAEVEGSSEITEMVSSLGFMMRYSLLTSLEEITVANELKHVLNYMTIMKHRHDLEFDLRVEVPHELLLYKMVRLTLQPLIENAFQHAFPDGIEALQYIIIAAGCDDDSFWVSVRDNGIGMTDEQLREVAARLSYEYDHVNHVPESSLNLSGTGGIGLLNVHRRIQLVFGESYGLRVTSAGEGTGTTIRMVMPCPPRV